TCTCAAGTTAATAATCTTAACTCGTAGGCTAGACTTAATTAATAAGTTGAATCACGTAAAAATCTCTGATTTtcgtttatttcttttatatctcTGACTCTTATCATTGGTGAAATCTCTAGTCAacaatacaaaatatggtaaaataaatCTCATAAAATTAACTTAAAATGAGCTAAttcaatatatttaaaaaaaatagaaatttcgtatacaatatttgtaaagtaaataaaataaaatagacatATTCAAtgtaatttttactttttttaatagtaataaatttttttaaacaatatttaatttatttgaattttttgaaaatattacaaattaaattaaacatttatttattaaattttaatattgggaaccaactatatatatttaacaattgcgaagtttacataaatatgagaaaaagtAGATGAGTTTTTATATTTATGGGAAAAAAATAAATACTACAAAATatgatgaattaaaaaaaaaatttaaaacatggGAATCCcatcaaatataaaaaaataaattaccaTATTTTATACAAAACTTTCTCACATTTTCTCATCCTCCAATTTCTCTCTCACGTTTATTTATCTTCATTTTCTCCTTTCTCAATCTCTCATTCCCCACTTGGTTATTTCTTCTCAGCCCTCCGCCGGAGACATCACCTTTGCCGGAGATGCAGCCCCCCACCCCCCGACGATGATGCAGCTCCACCGCCCTTTggttattcttcttcttctgttgTTGCTGGTTTTAATGTTATTCTTTTGGTTGTTCTTGttgctcttcttctttttcacatttgatttttgcattttaaatatgattttgcactttagatgtgatttttttttcttccagccCTAACTGTAGCTGGTTACCATCACgatttgtttagttttttttttcaattgtgattttttttcggatctgtttaagtaaccaggtactatAGCGACTAattctttttattcatatttgatttttttgttcAGATTTAGCTGGAACTTGTTAGAATAACgatcaatttagattttttttttgtttagatttgattttctTTCCAGGTCTagataagtaaccagttaccatcgtaactgtttttcttttttcatatcataattttttctttcaaacctagctgtaaccagttacgattatgatcattttagattttttgtttcgATCCTATTTGTTTTCAAGTCTAGCTAGGCAACAGGTTACCATCACAACTAGTTTTTTTtcacatatatatttttgttcaaacctaattgtaaccagttactttcacgatcaatttaatttattttttcatatcagtttttttctccaaatctcactaagtaaccagttatAATTCAGCTAGTATTTTGATAATAGTACATTACTTaataaatcaaaattatttttatagttgtaaccatttactacaaaatcacttaaaaaattaaaattgatttttatagatataataaattaccacacatcactaaaaaaaaatttaacagtGACAAATGATCACTaccataaaaaaaatcaaaattgttctAATAGTGATAATCGGTTACCGCGGAGAAAATATaaattgaagaagataaaaaaaatagaagaaaacaaaaaaaaattcaatatctgaacaaaaaattactttaaaaatACTACCTACAATTACTGAAATACCTTCACAAAAACTCAAAATTAGCCAAAATAatcttatataattaaatatggtAAATCTAATAAATTATTACACAAATATgaaatatgagaaaataattccaataaaaaagtaagaaaacataaaataTCATGTAAAATACACACaacaaaaaaatatcatatttatcaaagtttagaaaaaattTCCTTTGGTGTAAATTCATCTAATTAATAATTTACTACTAACTTCTTCCCATTTTTACTGTCAAACATTTGCCCGGTCGTCCTAGAGTAGGATAACAAAGCCCAAATTGTTTTAGCCATCTAGGGTTTAAATTGAGTGAGGCTCTCCCGCTTTCAGTCTCTGTTGCCCCAAAACTAAAACCCTATACCCTCTTCATCTTTCGAAGAAAATGGTGATTAATATCTTCTAAAACTCCATAAATCCCCAAGTTGGTTCTCAACTTCGAAATCTTCTTCTTCGTCGTCTTCACCATTTTCGGAAACCCTATTCAGCAGTCTTTGAAACTCAATATATCTGAGCTATGTACCTTTACAGCCTCACACTCCAGCGACCGACGGGCATCGTCTCCGCCATTAATGGAAATTTCTCCGGCGGGAAGGCACAAGAAATCGTCGTCGCCAGAGGCAAAGTTCTCGATCTTCTTCGACCCGACGACAGTGGTAAGATCCAGACTGTTCTCTCTGTTGAAATTTTCGGTGCCATTAGGTCTTTAGCTCAGTTTAGACTCACTGGTGCCCAAAAGGACTATATCGTTGTAGGGTCTGATTCAGGCCGAATTGTGATTCTTGAATACAATAAAGAAAAAAATGTATTCGATAAAATTCACCAAGAGACTTTTGGGAAATCTGGCTGTCGCAGGATAGTTCCGGGCCAGTATTTGGCCATTGATCCAAAGGGTAGGGCTGTTATGATTGGAGCTTGCGAGAAGCAGAAGCTGGTTTATGTTTTGAATAGGGATACAGCTGCAAGATTGACGATATCATCACCTTTGGAAGCTCATAAATCTCATACTATAGTTTATTCCATTTGTGGAGTTGATTGCGGGTTTGATAACCCAATATTTGCTGCCATTGAGTTGGACTACTCGGAGGCGGATCAGGATTCTACTGGGCAGGCAGCTAGTGAGGCACAGAAGCATTTGACCTTTTACGAACTTGATCTTGGGCTTAATCATGTGTCAAGGAAGTGGTCGGAGCAGGTCGATAATGGGGCAAATATGCTGGTCACGGTTCCTGGAGGTGGTGATGGCCCAAGTGGTGTCTTAGTATGTGCCGAAAATTTTGTCATTTATAAGAATCAGGGACAGTCTGATGTTCGGGCTGTGATTCCTAGACGTGCTGATTTGCCTGCTGAGCGTGGAGTTTTGATAGTTTCAGCTGCTATGCACAAGCAAAAATCGATGTTCTTTTTTCTTTTGCAGACCGAGTATGGTgatatatttaaggttacttTAGAGCATGACAATGACCGTGTCACagaattaaaaataaagtattttgatACAATTCCTGTTACGGCTTCGATGTGTGTTCTTAAGTCAGGTTTTTTATTTGCTGCATCTGAATTTGGGAATCACTCATTGTATCAGTTCCAGGCTATAGGTGATGATGCTGATGTAGAGTCTTCCTCTGCTACACTGATGGAAACTGAAGAAGGTTTCCAGCCTGTGTTTTTCCAACCTAGACGACTTAAGAACCTTGTTAGGATTGACCAGGTTGAGAGTTTGATGCCAATGATGGACATGAAAGTCCTTAATCTATTTGAGGAAGAAACATCTCAAATATTCACACTTTGTGGACGGGGTCCACGTTCCTCTCTTAGGATACTAAGGCCAGGTTTAGCTATTAGTGAGATGGCTGTGTCAGAGCTTCCTGGTGTGCCAAGTGCAGTTTGGACTGTGAAAAAGAATATTACTGATGAGTTTGATGCATACATTGTTGTGTCATTTGCAAATGCTACTCTTGTGCTTTCAATAGGAGAGACGGTTGAAGAAGTTAGTGATAGTGGGTTTCTTGATACTACCCCTTCACTTGCTGTTTCTTTGATAGGAGATGATTCTCTAATGCAAGTTCACCCAAATGGCATTAGGCATATTAGGGAAGATGGACGTATCAATGAGTGGAGGACTCCTGGAAAAAGAACGATTGTTAAGGTTGGCTCTAATCGACTTCAGGTTGTTATTGCTTTGAGTGGTGGAGAGCTTATATATTTTGAGGTTGATATGACTGGTCAATTGATGGAGGTGGAGAAATATGAAATGTCTGGAGATGTTGCTTGCTTGGACATTGCCCAAGTACCTGAAGGGAGACAGAGATCTCGATTTCTTGCTGTTGGCTCATATGACAATACAATTCGCATATTGTCACTGGATCCCGATGATTGTATGCAGATTCTGAGTGTGCAAAGCGTGTCTTCAACTCCAGAATCTCTTCTTTTTCTTGAAGTTCAGGCATCAGTTGGTGGGGAGGACGGTGCTGATCATCCTGCTAGCCTTTTCCTCAACGCTGGTTTACACACTGGGGTTTTGTTCAGAACTGTGGTAGATATGGTGACTGGGCAACTTTCTGATTCTCGATCACGCTTCTTAGGTTTAAGAGCTCCAAAACTCTTTTCCATTATTGTTAGAGGCAAACGTGCAATGCTTTGTTTGTCAAGTCGGCCTTGGCTTGGTTATATTCACCAAGGACATTTTCTCTTAACACCCCTTTCCTATGAAACCCTCGAATATGCAGCTTCATTTTCATCTGATCAATGTGCTGAAGGTGTGGTTGCTGTGGCGGGTGATGCTTTGAGGGTTTTTACTATTGAGAGGTTAGGAGAAACATTCAATGAAACTGTGATTCCACTAAGGTACACTCCCAGAAAGTTTGTGGTTCAACCCAAGCGTAAGCTGTTGGTAATAATTGAGAGCGATCAAGGAGCTTTCAGTGCAGAAGAGCGTGAAGCTGCAAAAAAGGAGTGTTTTGAGGCTGCTGGAGTTGGGGAAAATGGAAATGGTAATGTAGAGCAGATGGAAAACGGTGATGATGAGGACAAGGATGATCCTCTTTCTGATGAACATTATGGTTATCCCAAGGCAGAGTCTGATAGATGGGTTTCTTGCATCAGAGTTCTTGATCCAAAGACATCAAGCACAACATGCCTTTTGGAACTTCAGGAGAATGAAGCTGCATTCAGCATATGTACTGTGAATTTTCATGATAAGGAGTATGGCTCTCTTTTAGCTGTTGGCACAGCCAAGGGACTGCAGTTTTTCCCAAAAAGAAGTTTAACTGCTGGGTTCATTCACATCTATAGGTTTTTAGAGGATGGAAGATCCCTTGAACTTCTGCACAAGACACAAGTGGAAGGTGTTCCTCTTGCTTTGTGCCAATTCCAGGGAAGATTACTTGCTGGAATAGGATCAGTTCTCAGACTATATGATTTGGGGAAGAAGAGATTGCTTAGAAAATGTGAGAATAAATTGTTTCCAAACACAATTGTATCAATTCAAACCTATCATGATCGGCTTTATGTAGGTGACATTCAGGAGGTATGTTGGTTCTTTTATTCCTTTTTGGGTGCATAATTCCTGAGAATTCTGCACTGAGATTGAAGTTCTTTACTTTTTTCTGTCTGTTTACTTTGACACTAACCAACCAACCAACTATATCTGTCTTTCCTTTTGCAGTCGTTCCATTATTGCAAGTATAGGCGGGATGAGAATCAACTGTATATATTTGCCGATGATTGTGTACCAAGATGGCTGACTGCGTCGCACCACATAGACTTCGATACTATGGCAGGTGCAGACAAGTTTGGTAATATCTATTTTGTGCGATTATCACAAGATGTTTCAGATGAGATTGAAGAAGATCCAACTGGTGGGAGGATAAAGTGGGAGCAGGGGAAGTTGAATGGAGCACCCAACAAGGTAGAGGAGATAGTGCAGTTTCACATTGGTGATGTGGTCACTTGCTTGCAGAAGGCCACTCTGATTCCAGGTGGTGGGGAGTGCCTCATTTACGGGACAGTAATGGGGAGTTTGGGGGCACTGCTTACGTTCACCTCTCGTGATGATGTTGACTTCTTTTCTCATTTGGAGATGCATATGAGGCAGGAACATCCGCCCTTATGTGGAAGGGATCACATGGCCTACAGATCTGCTTACTTTCCGGTTAAGGTAAATATTTTTTCCTTGGAAGTTCACTGATATGCAATTCCCTTCTCTTTTTGCTTTCAAAGTGCAGGCTATCTATTTATTCATGTTTTTTTCAATCACTGATTCAATATTATACTTGCCTACCCCTGCTTGTTTGGATGGAGTTTGGCAACTATCGGTTTATGGCTGTAGAAGAAATGTAGGATCTGTAAATAAATTTTGCTTCTTTGAAAACTAGGGATTTATGGCTGTAGAAGAAATGTTGGATCTGTAGATCTGTTTTAATATAGCTGAAATTGTTTCTTCTTCCTCTTTCTCATATGCTATTGCAATGTATTTGGGGGAATATATGACCTCAGTTTTTTTTAGCTGTCAAAACTATTAAGGTTTGTGCAACACTAACATATAATAATTTTGCAGGATGTTATTGATGGTGATTTGTGCGAGCAGTTTCCGACATTACCTCTGGACTTGCAAAGAAAAATTGCAGATGAGCTGGACAGAACTCCTGGAGAGATTCTTAAGAAACTTGAAGAAATTAGGAATAAGATCATCTGAGAAGCGGTCATAAAACAGGTGTGTGGAGTTGACCTTGATGTAATTTCATTTATTGAACTATCATGA
This genomic interval from Humulus lupulus chromosome 8, drHumLupu1.1, whole genome shotgun sequence contains the following:
- the LOC133798470 gene encoding spliceosome-associated protein 130 A, with protein sequence MYLYSLTLQRPTGIVSAINGNFSGGKAQEIVVARGKVLDLLRPDDSGKIQTVLSVEIFGAIRSLAQFRLTGAQKDYIVVGSDSGRIVILEYNKEKNVFDKIHQETFGKSGCRRIVPGQYLAIDPKGRAVMIGACEKQKLVYVLNRDTAARLTISSPLEAHKSHTIVYSICGVDCGFDNPIFAAIELDYSEADQDSTGQAASEAQKHLTFYELDLGLNHVSRKWSEQVDNGANMLVTVPGGGDGPSGVLVCAENFVIYKNQGQSDVRAVIPRRADLPAERGVLIVSAAMHKQKSMFFFLLQTEYGDIFKVTLEHDNDRVTELKIKYFDTIPVTASMCVLKSGFLFAASEFGNHSLYQFQAIGDDADVESSSATLMETEEGFQPVFFQPRRLKNLVRIDQVESLMPMMDMKVLNLFEEETSQIFTLCGRGPRSSLRILRPGLAISEMAVSELPGVPSAVWTVKKNITDEFDAYIVVSFANATLVLSIGETVEEVSDSGFLDTTPSLAVSLIGDDSLMQVHPNGIRHIREDGRINEWRTPGKRTIVKVGSNRLQVVIALSGGELIYFEVDMTGQLMEVEKYEMSGDVACLDIAQVPEGRQRSRFLAVGSYDNTIRILSLDPDDCMQILSVQSVSSTPESLLFLEVQASVGGEDGADHPASLFLNAGLHTGVLFRTVVDMVTGQLSDSRSRFLGLRAPKLFSIIVRGKRAMLCLSSRPWLGYIHQGHFLLTPLSYETLEYAASFSSDQCAEGVVAVAGDALRVFTIERLGETFNETVIPLRYTPRKFVVQPKRKLLVIIESDQGAFSAEEREAAKKECFEAAGVGENGNGNVEQMENGDDEDKDDPLSDEHYGYPKAESDRWVSCIRVLDPKTSSTTCLLELQENEAAFSICTVNFHDKEYGSLLAVGTAKGLQFFPKRSLTAGFIHIYRFLEDGRSLELLHKTQVEGVPLALCQFQGRLLAGIGSVLRLYDLGKKRLLRKCENKLFPNTIVSIQTYHDRLYVGDIQESFHYCKYRRDENQLYIFADDCVPRWLTASHHIDFDTMAGADKFGNIYFVRLSQDVSDEIEEDPTGGRIKWEQGKLNGAPNKVEEIVQFHIGDVVTCLQKATLIPGGGECLIYGTVMGSLGALLTFTSRDDVDFFSHLEMHMRQEHPPLCGRDHMAYRSAYFPVKDVIDGDLCEQFPTLPLDLQRKIADELDRTPGEILKKLEEIRNKII